Below is a window of Brachyspira hampsonii DNA.
CTGTAATTTCATCTAAATTTGTATTTTTAATATGCCAAGCATTCAAGTGCCTTAATTTAGCAGTATCGAAAATGGCTGGACTCTTAGAGAAACGGTCTAATTTAAAAGCTTTAATCATATCATCATCAACCATAGTTTCTAAAGCGTCTGGGTGAGTCCAACCAAGCAAAGCTAAGAAGTTTCTCATAGCCTGAGGAAGGAATCCTTCATCTTTGTATTCCATTAAAGTAGCAGCACCATGCCTTTTTGATAATTTTTTTCTGTCATTTCCAAGTATTGAAGAAGTATGAGCAAATTTAGGAACTTCAGCACCTAATGCCTGATAAATAAGTATTTGTTTAGGCGTATTTGATATATGATCTTCACCTCTTATTACATGCGAAATTTTCATAAGCATATCATCTATAACTACAGCATAGTTGTAAGTAGGAAATCCATTCTCTCTTACAATAATGATATCACCTATTTCATCACTATTTGTCTTTACAACTCCCCTTACATAATCATCAAAAGTAACTGTTTGATTTTTTGGAACTCTGAATCTTATTTTAGCAGGCTCTCCGTTAGCAACTCTTCTTTTAGCCTCTTCTAAAGGTATATCTCTGCATTTGCCGTCATAAATAATAGGCTGATTGAGAGTTCTCTGCATATTAGATTTTTTTTCTAATTCTTCGGAAGTACAAAAGCAATAGTATGCTTTACCTTCTTCCATTAGTTTTTCAGTGTATTTTTTATATATATCAAGTCTTTCAGACTGAAAATACGGACCGTAATCTCCTCCTACTTCAGGACCTTCGTCCCAATCTATTCCAAGCCATTTTAATGATTTTATAGCCATATCAACAGCTTCTTTAGTACTTCTTTCTTGGTCTGTATCTTCTATTCTTAAAATTAATTTTCCTTTTATAGCTTTGGCGTACAGCCAATTAAATAATGCAGTTCTGGCATTTCCTATATGTAAAAAACCTGTTGGAGACGGAGCGAAACGAACTCTAACTTCTGACATAATTAACTCCTTGAT
It encodes the following:
- the gltX gene encoding glutamate--tRNA ligase, translating into MSEVRVRFAPSPTGFLHIGNARTALFNWLYAKAIKGKLILRIEDTDQERSTKEAVDMAIKSLKWLGIDWDEGPEVGGDYGPYFQSERLDIYKKYTEKLMEEGKAYYCFCTSEELEKKSNMQRTLNQPIIYDGKCRDIPLEEAKRRVANGEPAKIRFRVPKNQTVTFDDYVRGVVKTNSDEIGDIIIVRENGFPTYNYAVVIDDMLMKISHVIRGEDHISNTPKQILIYQALGAEVPKFAHTSSILGNDRKKLSKRHGAATLMEYKDEGFLPQAMRNFLALLGWTHPDALETMVDDDMIKAFKLDRFSKSPAIFDTAKLRHLNAWHIKNTNLDEITELFIPYLVKSGFLKENYTEEEHAWAKKLVSVIRHNCVVLSDIVKYVPVFFENDFELTDEMKEMVNKEESKKLLQFIKNDIENTDEITDEYMKALIKKAQKETGLKGPNLYHPIRYVLTGSSAGSELSHICELLGKKNVLYRLSKYI